AACATGAAATAGCCTTTGTTAAAAGACTTGGGTTGCAGAAATTGAGAATTAAAAatagggataaatatcaagttggtgactcgttttgtccaaatgtatcaattgagtgactgatttctaaattgactcaaattagacactcattcgaaaaatttgtatcaaaaatattactctatcgttagtcaaaattttgaaaatattatatatttagtttcacacattttttatgaatggtattacatccaaatgaaagattccgagtcctactatttttgctaatatttttagatttttaaaattttatcaactatttatttttaattttttgattgttttatttgatttaaataaaaataaataggagataaatttttaaaaatctaaaaagattatctaaaatactagaactcggaatctttcatttagatgtaataccattcataaaaaatgtgcgaaactcaatatatagtactttcaaaatttcgactaacgatagagtgatatttttgatacaaatttttttaatgagtggctcatttgagtcaatttaggaatcagtcactcaattgatacatttggacgaaacgagtcaccaacttgatatttatcccattAAAAATATCCGGTTGACTTATTTATTCAggatatattgaaattttttcaataaatcaaagatttttagtcaaatcgAGGTGTAATTTAGTcggtaaatattttttaaagattgatcgaaaatattaaataattgaggATTTTTAAAACGCAAAATGTAGCAAGTAAACATAGATATAGCCTATATGGCAAGAAAAAAATGGAGATAATATACTACTTGCTCGAATTGTAGTCATTATAGAAATCGGGGATTGGAACGACAACCTGAAATTATAATCGTTATAGAAATCGGGAATTGGAACAACTAATCCGTTAATCTACCAATTCAGAATTTATAGCTGATTTATCGGGGATTTTAATCAAAttgacaataatattttttaagaattaatcgAAAATTTTTAGAACACCGGAAATATACAAGTATTTTTAGCAGTACTGTGCTGACTGCTGTCACAGCCACCTATCTGACTAATCCCTCGTGTCGTTCACCATCTTTTAATATATGACAGGTGTGGGAGAAACACCACAGAGCAAAATTATGAGTACAATTCAGCACAACAATGGTagaatgaaaaattcaagtttGAGAATTGAGCTCCTCTCAATGAATAAAATATTGCCAATATATATCTCAGGATTCCTTAGCTTCAATTACAATCAACTGACAACTTCTATAGCAAAATTTTCCAGCAGAGTACTGACATTCCCTAATAGGGAGAATTCTCCCATGCTatctcataaaatatattataaaactcgTTTAGCCTATTCAGCTAAGTTTCTTTCTTGCATTCAAGCCTGTCACAATAGGACAAACGATAACGTACAACTTTGGAATGAAAAGGAGATGGTCACATCAGATATCTAAGTTTTCCCTCGAATTTCATTGCCACGGGCTAACCGGATGTGAATAAGCTGCTTCATGGTAAGATGACATTTATTGAGGGAATTGCTCAACATCCATAGCAGGTAAACCAGATTGTTCCAATCTTATCCCTCTCAGTAAACTTTTCGCTTGTTCCTTCTCCTGCAATAGTGCAAGTAGAAgtatagataaatttaatatttttgtattttataacaaaCATGCAAGAACTCCAAGTAAAAGGTCGTACTAGCAATTAATGTTTCCAGAAAGAAAGGTGATGCAACTTACAGGGCCAGTATAGTCAAGCAGACGGGTACAATACATTGATGCTTCTTCAAACCTCTTTTGATCTTTGCAATGCTGACCAAGAAACAACAAAGCTTCTACCATATTTGGTCCTTCCCTTTCTTCGTCTTCCATCCTTTCCAAATCCTTTCTGTAATAAAATGCTGCCTCTTCAAAACGCCCAAGCTCCTTGTGCAGCTTTGCTAGCTGGTGAAGAGCAATTGCTTCCCGGTCATTGCAGTTTGATGCCCTCCTGTAACACTTTATAGCCTCCTCAGTCATATTAAGCTGTTCTGTTTCATAACACTGAGCCATGGCAATCCACAACCTGGAATCATTAGGCTGCAAAAACACTGATTTTCTAAAGTAATGAAGGGCATAAAACGGCATCCCCATCATTTCATATGCTTGTCCTAATCCATACCATGCTCGATAATCACATGGATTGATATCTACAGCTCGCCGATATGCATCAATAGCGGCGGGGGTGTTTTTCATCTCAACATACTCATGTCCCATTAGTGTCCAAgctgataaatattttttattcaattttagtgCTCTCCTGAAATACATGACTGACTTCTCATGCTGCCCTTTTAAACTGTAGTAATTACCAATAATGCAGCATGATTCCGGCCTGTACTTATCTGTCATAAATACTCTGTGGGCAAGATAACTTAGGGCTGAATAGCATTCTTTTGCATACAGCACATTAGAATACATATCCATATCTTCCACCCGGTAAGGATCATTTCTTAAAAGCTCTTCAAATATGACTTCTACTTGTTCAAATTCCCTCAAATTGTACTGGGCTTTAGCAATTTGAGCATGGATGTAGTTGCTAGAGACAAAAGTACCTTGCAAATACTCGTACTTTGCCAAGGATTCATTATGCATTCGGAGTTCATGGTAGGCACTGGCAAGAAAGAAGTCCTTCATCCAATGGTTACTGAGATTAAGGCTGTTCAATGTATCAGCTGTAGTGCATAAACTCTGCAGCTCAGACCAAGCATTCCAGTTCCAAGGGTAGCTATTTACAGACTCCACAAGTACAGTACATGCAAGATTATCATTGCCTTTTTCTTTGAGAACAAGACCATACAGGTACAGACCAAAGGAATCAATTGAACCATTTTTCCGAAGCACAGACAACTCCCTCTCAAGTGAAACGAGTTCCTGGTTTGAAGCTTCAGTTTTGCCCAGGGGTCCTTCAAGCTCaataatttcttcttcttttctcttttctccAGCCTGTGTAAGACAAATAGCATACGTACCAATTACATTCAGTGCTTTGTCAACTATTATTATAATTCATGACTTTAGTTGACAACTCATTAGAGTCTAATTTGCGCTAGCTCTTCACATTCTATCATCACGGATTTGGCAAGAGACTCCGTTGGATTGGTGGCGGTTAGTGTATTGACGGTTGTTGCCAAACATCGCAGTTTGATATCTCCGTTTCACATCATTGTCACCCATCATCGACAAACAAAAACTGTTtaggtaagtcccatgtgaagaaggccatg
This genomic window from Daucus carota subsp. sativus chromosome 7, DH1 v3.0, whole genome shotgun sequence contains:
- the LOC108193374 gene encoding anaphase-promoting complex subunit 8, whose protein sequence is MGTKESCRAELRTAIRHLSDRCLYSASKWAAEQLMGIEIDPSNTKNTPSHTRFQRGSSSIRRRYRTNESTSTPAAGISYISTPVPEEDNEEMDNDFYLLAKSYFDCREYRRAAHVLRDQTGKKAFFLRCYALYLAGEKRKEEEIIELEGPLGKTEASNQELVSLERELSVLRKNGSIDSFGLYLYGLVLKEKGNDNLACTVLVESVNSYPWNWNAWSELQSLCTTADTLNSLNLSNHWMKDFFLASAYHELRMHNESLAKYEYLQGTFVSSNYIHAQIAKAQYNLREFEQVEVIFEELLRNDPYRVEDMDMYSNVLYAKECYSALSYLAHRVFMTDKYRPESCCIIGNYYSLKGQHEKSVMYFRRALKLNKKYLSAWTLMGHEYVEMKNTPAAIDAYRRAVDINPCDYRAWYGLGQAYEMMGMPFYALHYFRKSVFLQPNDSRLWIAMAQCYETEQLNMTEEAIKCYRRASNCNDREAIALHQLAKLHKELGRFEEAAFYYRKDLERMEDEEREGPNMVEALLFLGQHCKDQKRFEEASMYCTRLLDYTGPEKEQAKSLLRGIRLEQSGLPAMDVEQFPQ